The following are encoded together in the Apus apus isolate bApuApu2 chromosome 7, bApuApu2.pri.cur, whole genome shotgun sequence genome:
- the TMED5 gene encoding transmembrane emp24 domain-containing protein 5, with translation MAGPRLLLPLACLALLLPPPAAAEFSPSLDSDFTFTLPAGRKECFFQPMRKEASLELEYQVLDGAGLDIDFHLLSPKGETLVFDERKSDGVHTVETEEGDYMFCFDNTFSTISEKVIFFELILDNMGEEGEDQEDWKKYVTGTDLLDMKLEDILESINSVKARLSKSVQIQTLLRAFEARDRNIQESNFDRVNFWSMVNLGVMVVVSAVQVYMLKSLFEDKRKSRT, from the exons ATGGCGGGGCcgcggctgctgctgccgctcGCGTGCCTCGCGCTGCTCCTGCCGCCGCCCGCGGCTGCCGAGTTCAGCCCCTCCCTCGACAGCGACTTCACCTTCACGCTCCCCGCCGGCCGCAAGGAGTGCTTCTTCCAGCCCATGCGCAAGGAGGCCTCGCTGGAGCTCGAGTACCAG GTTCTAGATGGAGCAGGATTAGATATTGATTTCCATCTGCTGTCTCCAAAAGGTGAAACGCTAGTTTTTGatgaaagaaaatcagatgGAGTTCATAC GGTGGAAACAGAAGAAGGGGATTATATGTTCTGCTTTGACAACACATTCAGTACCATTTCTGAAAAGGTGATTTTCTTTGAACTGATCCTGGACAACatgggagaagaaggagaagatcAGGAAGACTGGAAGAAGTATGTTACAGGCACAGATCTCCTAGATATGAAATTGGAAGACATCCTG GAATCCATCAACAGTGTCAAAGCCAGATTAAGCAAAAGTGTCCAGATTCAGACCCTGCTCAGAGCATTTGAGGCTCGTGACCGAAATATACAAGAAAGTAACTTCGACAGAGTGAATTTCTGGTCCATGGTCAACTTGGGAGTAATGGTGGTGGTATCAGCTGTTCAGGTTTACATGCTGAAAAGTCTCTTTGAAGATAAGAGGAAAAGTAGAACTTAA
- the MTF2 gene encoding metal-response element-binding transcription factor 2 isoform X1 produces the protein MRDSTAVGNSLVHKRSPLRRSHKTSASLTKLSLRDGQKAKKPLCKFEEGQDVLARWSDGLFYLGTIKKINKLKQNCFIIFEDSSKSWVLWKDIQTGATESGEMVCTICQEEYSEAPNEMVICDKCGQGYHQLCHTPNIDSSVIDSDDKWLCRQCVFATTTKRGGALKKGPNAKALQVMKQTLPYNATDLEWDAGHKTNVQQCYCYCGGPGDWYLKMLQCCKCKQWFHEACVQCLQKPMLFGDRFYTFICSVCSSGPEYLKRLPLRWVDIAHLCLYNLSVIHKKKYFDSELELMAYINENWDRLHPGELADTPKSERYEHVLEALNDYKTMFMSGKEIKKKKHLFGLRIRVPPVPPNAALKAEKEPEGTSHEFKIKGRKSSKPIPDVRELSNGIERKGKKKSVGRPPGPYTRKMIHKTPESSPLDSEPVPVIENPALELPCTVGKSDGTAHSSNTSDVESTGAASMKETTSSTISRHYSLSDSRKRTRTGRTWPAAIPHLRRRGRFPRKALQTQNSEIVKDDESKEDYQYDELNTEILNNLADQELQLNHLKNSITSYFGATGRIACGEKYRVLARRMTLDGKVQYLVEWEGATAS, from the exons AGACTCTACAGCGGTGGGTAATTCACTGGTCCATAAGCGGTCTCCTTTACGTCGAAGCCATAAGACCTCAGCATCTCTGACCAAGCTGTCATTACGTGATGGACAGAAAGCCAAAAAGCCACTGTGTAAATTTGAAGAAGGTCAGGATGTCCTAGCTAGATGGTCAGATGGCTTGTTTTATCTTGGAACTATCAAAAAG ataaacaaactgaaacagaacTGCTTCATTATATTTGAAGACAGTTCCAAATCCTGGGTTCTCTGGAAGGACATACAAACAG GAGCCACTGAAAGTGGGGAAATGGTCTGTACAATATGTCAGGAAGAGTATTCAGAAGCACCGAATGAAATGGTTATATGTGATAAATGTGGGCAAG GGTATCATCAGCTATGCCACACTCCAAATATTGATTCTAGTGTGATTGATTCAGATGATAAATGGCTTTGTCGACAGTGCGTTtttgcaacaacaacaaag AGGGGTGGTGCTCTTAAGAAAGGACCAAATGCCAAAGCACTGCAAGTCATGAAACAAACATTACCGTATAATGCAACAGACCTTGAGTGGGATGCAGGTCATAAAACCAATGTCCAGCAGTGTTACTGCTATTGTGGAGGACCTGGAGA CTGGTATCTAAAGATGTTGCAGTGCTGCAAGTGTAAGCAGTGGTTTCATGAGGCTTGTGTGCAGTGCCTGCAAAAGCCAATGCTTTTTGGTGACAG gTTTTATACGTTCATTTGCTCAGTTTGCAGTTCTGGACCAGAATACCTCAAACGTTTACCCTTGAGATG GGTAGATATAGCACATCTATGCCTTTACAACCTAAGTGTTATTCATAAGAAGAAATACTTCGATTCGGAGCTTGAACTCATGGCCTACATTAATGAAAACTGGGATAGATTGCATCCTGGTGAG CTTGCAGATACACCAAAATCTGAAAGATATGAGCATGTACTGGAGGCATTAAATGATTACAAGACCAT GTTTAtgtctggaaaagaaataaagaaaaagaagcatttgtttGGCTTGAGAATTCGTGTTCCTCCTGTACCAccaaatgctgctttaaaagctgagaaagaaCCAGAAGGAACTTCCCATGAGTTCAAAATTAAAGGCAGAAAATCATCTAAACCGATCCCTGATGTGAG GGAATTAAGTAATGGCAtagaaagaaaggggaaaaaaaaatcagtaggtCGTCCACCTGGTCCCTATACAAGAAAAATGATTCACAAAACTCCAGAGTCGTCTCCTCTG gaCAGTGAGCCAGTTCCAGTGATAGAGAACCCAGCCTTGGAATTACCCTGCACTGTTGg GAAATCTGATGGAACTGCACATTCGTCTAATACCTCAGATGTGGAATCCACAGGTGCTGCCAGTATGAAAGAAACTACCTCATCTACCATTTCCAGACATTATAG TTTATCTGACTCCAGAAAAAGGACTCGTACAGGAAGAACTTGGCCTGCTGCAATACCACATTTGAGGAGAAGAGGGCGCTTTCCACGAAAAGCACTCCAGACTCAAAATTCCGAAATTGTAAAAGATGATGAGAGCAAGGAAGACTACCAGTATGATGAACTCAATACAGAGATACTTAACAACTTAGCAGATCAGGAGTTACAGCTCAATCATCTAAAGAACTCGATTACTAGTTATTTTGGTGCAACAGGTAGAATAGCTTGTGGGGAAAAATACCGTGTCTTGGCTCGTCGGATGACGCTTGATGGAAAGGTGCAGTATCTTGTGGAGTGGGAAggagcaactgcatcctga
- the MTF2 gene encoding metal-response element-binding transcription factor 2 isoform X2 translates to MVCTICQEEYSEAPNEMVICDKCGQGYHQLCHTPNIDSSVIDSDDKWLCRQCVFATTTKRGGALKKGPNAKALQVMKQTLPYNATDLEWDAGHKTNVQQCYCYCGGPGDWYLKMLQCCKCKQWFHEACVQCLQKPMLFGDRFYTFICSVCSSGPEYLKRLPLRWVDIAHLCLYNLSVIHKKKYFDSELELMAYINENWDRLHPGELADTPKSERYEHVLEALNDYKTMFMSGKEIKKKKHLFGLRIRVPPVPPNAALKAEKEPEGTSHEFKIKGRKSSKPIPDVRELSNGIERKGKKKSVGRPPGPYTRKMIHKTPESSPLDSEPVPVIENPALELPCTVGKSDGTAHSSNTSDVESTGAASMKETTSSTISRHYSLSDSRKRTRTGRTWPAAIPHLRRRGRFPRKALQTQNSEIVKDDESKEDYQYDELNTEILNNLADQELQLNHLKNSITSYFGATGRIACGEKYRVLARRMTLDGKVQYLVEWEGATAS, encoded by the exons ATGGTCTGTACAATATGTCAGGAAGAGTATTCAGAAGCACCGAATGAAATGGTTATATGTGATAAATGTGGGCAAG GGTATCATCAGCTATGCCACACTCCAAATATTGATTCTAGTGTGATTGATTCAGATGATAAATGGCTTTGTCGACAGTGCGTTtttgcaacaacaacaaag AGGGGTGGTGCTCTTAAGAAAGGACCAAATGCCAAAGCACTGCAAGTCATGAAACAAACATTACCGTATAATGCAACAGACCTTGAGTGGGATGCAGGTCATAAAACCAATGTCCAGCAGTGTTACTGCTATTGTGGAGGACCTGGAGA CTGGTATCTAAAGATGTTGCAGTGCTGCAAGTGTAAGCAGTGGTTTCATGAGGCTTGTGTGCAGTGCCTGCAAAAGCCAATGCTTTTTGGTGACAG gTTTTATACGTTCATTTGCTCAGTTTGCAGTTCTGGACCAGAATACCTCAAACGTTTACCCTTGAGATG GGTAGATATAGCACATCTATGCCTTTACAACCTAAGTGTTATTCATAAGAAGAAATACTTCGATTCGGAGCTTGAACTCATGGCCTACATTAATGAAAACTGGGATAGATTGCATCCTGGTGAG CTTGCAGATACACCAAAATCTGAAAGATATGAGCATGTACTGGAGGCATTAAATGATTACAAGACCAT GTTTAtgtctggaaaagaaataaagaaaaagaagcatttgtttGGCTTGAGAATTCGTGTTCCTCCTGTACCAccaaatgctgctttaaaagctgagaaagaaCCAGAAGGAACTTCCCATGAGTTCAAAATTAAAGGCAGAAAATCATCTAAACCGATCCCTGATGTGAG GGAATTAAGTAATGGCAtagaaagaaaggggaaaaaaaaatcagtaggtCGTCCACCTGGTCCCTATACAAGAAAAATGATTCACAAAACTCCAGAGTCGTCTCCTCTG gaCAGTGAGCCAGTTCCAGTGATAGAGAACCCAGCCTTGGAATTACCCTGCACTGTTGg GAAATCTGATGGAACTGCACATTCGTCTAATACCTCAGATGTGGAATCCACAGGTGCTGCCAGTATGAAAGAAACTACCTCATCTACCATTTCCAGACATTATAG TTTATCTGACTCCAGAAAAAGGACTCGTACAGGAAGAACTTGGCCTGCTGCAATACCACATTTGAGGAGAAGAGGGCGCTTTCCACGAAAAGCACTCCAGACTCAAAATTCCGAAATTGTAAAAGATGATGAGAGCAAGGAAGACTACCAGTATGATGAACTCAATACAGAGATACTTAACAACTTAGCAGATCAGGAGTTACAGCTCAATCATCTAAAGAACTCGATTACTAGTTATTTTGGTGCAACAGGTAGAATAGCTTGTGGGGAAAAATACCGTGTCTTGGCTCGTCGGATGACGCTTGATGGAAAGGTGCAGTATCTTGTGGAGTGGGAAggagcaactgcatcctga